In Nitrospira sp., a single genomic region encodes these proteins:
- a CDS encoding response regulator yields MTIDGSASILIIDGNHQEREYYAHGLKLSSPDYEVFQAADGKTGLARSRARLFDCVVLELDLPDISGFEVLLKLVPRPRCPEFPVIVLTRLANQALLGIAVVNGAQACLQKNETSSELLSRVILKAMAAVGGMDKEKRRSDQPDVGLDVEMDPHGLSMGSGSS; encoded by the coding sequence ATGACCATCGACGGGTCGGCATCTATTCTCATCATCGACGGCAACCATCAAGAGCGGGAATATTACGCACACGGGCTCAAGTTGAGTTCACCGGACTACGAAGTCTTCCAAGCGGCGGACGGGAAAACAGGTCTCGCTCGCTCCCGGGCTCGCCTGTTCGACTGCGTCGTGCTCGAACTGGACTTGCCGGACATTTCCGGATTTGAAGTCTTGCTGAAGCTGGTCCCACGACCGCGCTGCCCGGAATTCCCCGTCATTGTCCTTACTCGGCTTGCGAATCAGGCCCTCCTCGGCATTGCGGTAGTCAACGGTGCGCAAGCTTGTCTGCAGAAGAACGAAACTTCCAGTGAGCTGCTCAGTCGGGTCATCCTCAAGGCCATGGCCGCCGTGGGCGGCATGGACAAGGAGAAGCGTCGTTCCGATCAACCTGATGTTGGGCTTGACGTTGAGATGGATCCCCACGGTCTCTCCATGGGCTCGGGATCGTCCTAG
- the modA gene encoding molybdate ABC transporter substrate-binding protein gives MGPRNWTGGLAIAILTTLAGVGNTASPAGAETAAATQAEAKSLTVAAAHSLKPVFHEILPIFEKEHGVTVQVQYGPSQTLRQQIEKGAPIDVFLPEGVEDVRKLQKKGLTLNGGARIFAQTSLVLVMPTNSPAASISFREALPNQAIRVALVDPKTSAMGEVTARVLAKLDPASRNRSRLLHAQHSDDVVNLVGIGSAEVGLVYRVDAINSSQVRIIDEAPAGTHLPVQFGQAVVWTCRDSSLDAAEQFFDFIMSPRVQRLLLKYGFDSVHAEE, from the coding sequence ATGGGGCCAAGAAATTGGACAGGCGGCTTGGCGATCGCGATTCTGACCACACTCGCCGGTGTCGGCAACACCGCAAGTCCCGCTGGAGCCGAAACGGCCGCGGCAACTCAAGCGGAAGCCAAGTCTCTGACTGTCGCAGCAGCCCACAGTTTGAAGCCGGTATTTCACGAAATTCTGCCGATATTCGAGAAGGAGCATGGGGTAACCGTTCAGGTTCAATATGGACCGTCGCAAACGTTGCGCCAGCAGATCGAGAAGGGAGCGCCGATCGACGTGTTTCTTCCCGAAGGAGTGGAAGACGTCAGGAAACTGCAGAAGAAAGGTCTGACGCTCAACGGTGGAGCTCGTATCTTTGCACAGACCTCCCTCGTGCTCGTCATGCCCACCAATTCACCGGCCGCCTCGATTTCCTTTCGGGAAGCCCTTCCCAATCAAGCCATTCGCGTCGCTCTCGTCGACCCCAAAACCTCGGCAATGGGAGAGGTGACGGCCAGGGTGTTGGCCAAGCTCGATCCTGCTTCCAGAAACCGCTCTCGGCTTCTTCATGCGCAACACAGTGACGATGTCGTGAATTTGGTCGGCATCGGAAGCGCCGAAGTGGGTCTCGTCTACCGTGTTGATGCGATCAACAGCAGCCAAGTCCGAATTATCGATGAGGCCCCGGCTGGCACACATCTCCCCGTTCAATTCGGTCAGGCAGTCGTCTGGACTTGCCGCGACTCATCCCTGGACGCCGCGGAACAGTTCTTTGATTTCATCATGAGTCCCCGCGTCCAAAGGCTCCTGCTCAAATACGGTTTCGACTCCGTTCATGCCGAGGAGTGA
- a CDS encoding efflux RND transporter permease subunit, protein MNQIVLIALRRPYTFVVMSILIVLWGVKTLLHMPTDVFPNITIPVTSVVWIYSGLLPQQVEGRITYLFERFLTSTVEGIKYIHSHSYYGSSITNIFLQDGVDVGRAEADIVGIAQNVVKALPPDISPPMVMRLAPSSIPVAMIQISSENLTPAELYNLAYMRIRPLLVTVPGIVLPHPYGGQDMQVMVNLDQQKLLARHLTPKNIHDILMQQYLVLPSGDVKIKSTDWIVQTNASPLNIEHFADIPIKREGNAYVYLRDVATVQLMGRVQQNAVLVKGKQTVIIVAMKSTEASTLDVVNGIKQMIPRAEQISPEGVKIRLLDDASTFVKDSIFDVVHEMATAGALVGVIVLLLLGSWRATVIVWTSIPLSILTAIIGLHWLEETINVMTLGGLALAVGILVDDATVMIENIDRHLEMGKPLETAIIDAANQIVVPTLVATLCIAIVWLPLFELGGVAGYLFKPMAEAVIIAMIASFILSRTLVPTMAKYLLKSHHVATAPIGSQDGEPNGQPNGRLDGHLDAELQVLLKNEPSPVKG, encoded by the coding sequence ATGAACCAGATCGTCCTCATCGCTCTCCGCCGACCGTACACCTTCGTGGTCATGTCGATTCTTATCGTGCTGTGGGGCGTCAAGACGTTGCTTCACATGCCGACCGACGTGTTTCCGAACATCACGATTCCTGTCACCTCCGTGGTCTGGATCTACTCCGGTCTGCTGCCGCAGCAGGTGGAAGGGCGCATCACCTATCTGTTCGAGCGCTTCCTGACCTCGACGGTGGAAGGCATTAAGTACATCCACAGCCACTCCTACTACGGTAGCAGCATCACCAATATTTTTCTCCAGGACGGGGTCGACGTGGGCCGGGCCGAAGCGGATATCGTGGGCATTGCGCAGAACGTCGTGAAGGCGCTGCCGCCGGATATTTCGCCTCCGATGGTGATGCGGCTTGCGCCGTCGTCCATCCCGGTGGCCATGATCCAAATCAGTTCAGAAAACCTGACGCCGGCGGAACTTTATAATCTCGCCTACATGCGCATCCGCCCCCTGCTCGTGACCGTGCCGGGAATCGTGCTGCCGCACCCTTACGGCGGTCAGGACATGCAGGTCATGGTCAACCTCGATCAGCAGAAATTGCTCGCGCGCCATCTTACGCCGAAGAATATTCACGATATCCTCATGCAGCAATACCTCGTGCTGCCGTCCGGGGACGTCAAAATCAAATCGACCGACTGGATCGTCCAGACGAACGCCTCACCGTTGAACATCGAGCATTTCGCCGATATTCCGATCAAGCGGGAAGGCAACGCGTACGTCTATCTGCGCGACGTCGCAACGGTGCAGCTCATGGGCCGGGTGCAACAGAACGCGGTGCTGGTGAAGGGCAAACAGACCGTCATCATCGTCGCGATGAAGAGCACGGAAGCCTCGACCTTGGATGTCGTCAACGGGATCAAGCAGATGATCCCGCGCGCCGAGCAAATCTCTCCGGAAGGTGTGAAGATCCGGCTTCTCGACGACGCCTCGACCTTCGTCAAGGATTCGATCTTCGACGTCGTGCACGAAATGGCGACCGCCGGCGCGCTGGTCGGGGTCATTGTTCTCCTGCTCCTCGGCTCCTGGCGGGCGACGGTCATCGTCTGGACGTCGATTCCGCTGTCGATCCTGACCGCCATTATCGGGCTTCATTGGCTCGAGGAGACGATCAATGTGATGACCTTGGGTGGGTTGGCGCTGGCCGTCGGCATCTTGGTCGACGATGCGACCGTGATGATTGAGAATATCGATCGCCATCTCGAAATGGGCAAGCCGCTTGAAACGGCCATCATCGACGCCGCCAATCAAATCGTCGTGCCGACGCTCGTCGCGACGCTCTGCATCGCGATCGTCTGGCTCCCGCTCTTCGAACTCGGCGGGGTCGCCGGCTACCTGTTCAAGCCCATGGCGGAGGCGGTCATCATCGCGATGATCGCCTCCTTCATCCTGTCGCGCACACTGGTGCCGACCATGGCCAAATATCTCTTGAAGAGTCACCATGTCGCAACCGCGCCGATCGGCTCGCAAGATGGGGAGCCGAATGGTCAGCCGAATGGTCGGCTGGATGGTCACCTGGATGCTGAGCTGCAGGTCCTTTTGAAAAATGAGCCGTCGCCGGTTAAGGGCTAG
- a CDS encoding efflux RND transporter permease subunit — protein MNQIVLIALRRPYTFVVMSILIFVMGSLTLLHMPTDVFPNITIPVTSVVWLYSGLLPQQVEGRITYLFERFLTSTVEGIKYIHSHSYYGISITNIYLQDGIDVGRAEADIVGIAQNVVKALPPDISPPMVMRLAPSSIPVAMLEISSDHLTPAELYNLAYMRIRTLLVTVNGAILPAPYGGQAMQVMVNLDQQKLLARHLTPSDVHKVLMQQYLVLPSGDIKIKPTDWIVLTNASPLHIDHFSDIPIKREGNAYVYLRDVATVRLMGRVQQNAVLVKGKQTVIVVVMKSTEASTLDVVNGIKQMIPRAEQISPEGVKIRLLDDASTFVKDSIFDVVHEMATAGALVGVIVLLLLGSWRATVIVWTSIPLSILTAIIGLHWLEETINVMTLGGLALAVGILVDDATVMIENIDRHLEMGKPLETAIIDAANQIVVPTLVATLCIAIVWLPLFELGGVAGYLFKPMAEAVIIAMIASFILSRTLVPTMAKYLLKSHHVATA, from the coding sequence ATGAACCAGATCGTCCTCATCGCCCTCCGCCGACCGTACACCTTCGTGGTCATGTCCATCCTTATCTTCGTAATGGGGAGCCTCACGTTGCTCCACATGCCGACCGACGTGTTTCCGAACATCACGATTCCTGTCACCTCCGTGGTCTGGCTCTACTCCGGTCTGCTGCCGCAGCAGGTGGAAGGGCGCATCACCTATCTGTTCGAGCGCTTCCTGACCTCGACGGTGGAAGGCATTAAGTACATCCACAGCCACTCCTACTACGGCATCAGCATCACCAATATTTATCTGCAGGACGGAATCGACGTGGGCCGGGCCGAAGCGGATATCGTGGGCATTGCGCAGAACGTCGTGAAGGCGCTGCCGCCGGATATTTCGCCTCCCATGGTGATGCGGCTTGCGCCGTCGTCCATCCCGGTGGCCATGCTCGAAATCAGCTCAGACCACCTGACGCCGGCGGAACTTTATAATCTCGCCTACATGCGCATCCGTACCCTGCTCGTGACGGTGAACGGGGCGATCCTGCCGGCGCCCTACGGCGGCCAGGCCATGCAGGTCATGGTCAACCTCGATCAGCAGAAATTGCTCGCGCGGCATCTTACGCCGTCGGATGTTCATAAGGTCCTCATGCAGCAATACCTCGTGCTGCCGTCCGGGGACATCAAGATCAAACCGACCGACTGGATCGTCTTGACGAACGCGTCGCCGTTGCATATCGACCATTTCAGCGATATCCCGATCAAGCGGGAAGGCAACGCGTACGTCTATCTGCGCGACGTCGCCACGGTCCGCCTCATGGGCCGGGTGCAACAGAACGCGGTGCTGGTGAAGGGCAAACAGACCGTCATCGTCGTCGTGATGAAGAGCACGGAAGCCTCGACCTTGGATGTCGTCAACGGGATCAAGCAGATGATCCCACGCGCCGAGCAAATCTCTCCGGAAGGTGTGAAGATTCGGCTTCTCGACGACGCCTCGACCTTCGTCAAGGATTCGATCTTCGACGTCGTGCACGAAATGGCGACCGCCGGCGCGCTGGTCGGGGTCATTGTTCTCCTGCTCCTCGGCTCCTGGCGGGCGACGGTCATCGTCTGGACGTCGATTCCGCTGTCGATCCTGACCGCCATTATCGGGCTTCATTGGCTCGAGGAGACGATCAATGTGATGACCTTGGGTGGGTTGGCGCTGGCCGTCGGCATCTTGGTCGACGATGCGACCGTGATGATTGAGAATATCGATCGCCATCTCGAAATGGGCAAGCCGCTTGAAACGGCCATCATCGACGCCGCCAATCAAATCGTCGTGCCGACGCTCGTCGCGACGCTCTGCATCGCGATCGTCTGGCTCCCGCTCTTCGAACTCGGCGGGGTCGCCGGCTACCTGTTCAAGCCCATGGCGGAGGCGGTCATCATCGCGATGATCGCCTCCTTCATCCTGTCGCGCACACTGGTGCCGACCATGGCCAAATATCTCTTGAAGAGTCACCATGTCGCAACCGCCTGA
- a CDS encoding efflux RND transporter permease subunit: MSQPPEQHGHSDAEPSRNIFVRFQKGFERRFDQFRDGYGRWLEWAIAHRNPFVGVLLAVALASLSLFFFLGRDYFPEIPSGVIQMHMRAPLGTRIEVSGRLATLVSSSIEELLPGQVENIVSNCGLPVGPHNLAFIPTPTIGSQDCDLTILLENEKSPVWDYRRTLRKGLTERYPGTEFTFQPSDLTAKILNFGAPAPIDVQVNGPDMYPNYEFARKLVGKFRDIPGAVDVVIQQTMRTPTLMVEGDRTFGLGVNRTLKDMADNLLMTTAGSQQVDQIYWLDPSTGMSYLINVYTPQAQINSVNSLKTVPVDSSDNASTEREVQLLGNLAEITAEGTPGVITHGNIMPLFNIYVSAEGRDLGGVLTDVEQVVKGMEHEKPRSAEVEIHGQASLMHEAYFQLIFGLVAAIALVYLLIVVNFQSWLDPFIIITALPGALAGIAWSLFLSHTRLSEPALTGAIMTMGTATANSILVVSYARERIQEHGDALLAAIEAGKTRLRPVLMTASAMILGMVPMATGSSTNAPLGRAVIGGLLVATLFTLLFVPCVYAILYTRQTARQKGRTSS; the protein is encoded by the coding sequence ATGTCGCAACCGCCTGAACAGCACGGACACTCTGACGCGGAACCGTCGCGGAACATCTTTGTCCGCTTTCAGAAGGGGTTCGAGCGCCGGTTCGATCAATTTCGCGATGGTTATGGCCGGTGGCTCGAATGGGCGATTGCGCATCGCAATCCCTTCGTCGGCGTCTTGCTGGCGGTCGCGCTGGCCTCTCTGTCTCTCTTCTTCTTCCTCGGACGCGACTACTTCCCAGAAATTCCGTCGGGGGTCATCCAGATGCACATGCGGGCGCCCCTCGGGACACGCATCGAGGTGTCGGGACGTCTAGCCACGCTGGTTTCCAGCAGCATCGAAGAACTGCTGCCGGGTCAGGTGGAAAACATCGTCAGCAACTGCGGCCTGCCGGTCGGGCCGCACAATCTGGCCTTCATTCCGACGCCGACGATCGGCTCTCAGGATTGCGATCTGACGATCCTCCTGGAAAATGAAAAGTCCCCGGTGTGGGACTACCGGCGCACCTTGCGCAAGGGCCTGACGGAGCGCTATCCGGGAACCGAGTTCACATTTCAGCCGTCGGATCTCACTGCAAAGATTCTCAACTTCGGGGCGCCCGCGCCCATCGATGTACAGGTCAACGGCCCCGACATGTATCCCAACTATGAGTTCGCCCGTAAATTGGTCGGAAAGTTTCGCGACATCCCGGGCGCAGTGGACGTGGTGATCCAGCAGACGATGCGCACGCCGACCCTCATGGTCGAAGGCGACCGCACCTTCGGACTCGGCGTCAATAGGACCCTGAAGGACATGGCCGACAATCTGCTCATGACCACCGCCGGAAGCCAACAGGTCGACCAGATCTATTGGCTCGATCCCTCGACCGGCATGTCATACCTGATCAATGTGTACACCCCGCAAGCTCAGATCAACAGCGTCAATAGTCTCAAGACCGTCCCGGTCGATTCCTCGGACAACGCCTCGACCGAGCGTGAAGTGCAGCTGCTCGGCAACTTGGCCGAGATTACGGCGGAAGGGACGCCGGGCGTGATCACGCACGGGAACATCATGCCGCTGTTCAACATCTATGTCTCGGCCGAAGGGCGAGACCTCGGCGGCGTGCTGACGGACGTGGAGCAGGTCGTCAAGGGTATGGAGCACGAGAAGCCTCGGAGCGCCGAGGTCGAAATTCATGGCCAGGCCTCGCTGATGCACGAGGCCTACTTCCAACTGATCTTTGGGTTGGTTGCCGCCATCGCGCTGGTCTATCTGTTGATCGTCGTCAACTTCCAATCCTGGCTCGATCCGTTCATCATCATTACGGCCTTGCCGGGAGCATTGGCCGGCATCGCGTGGTCGTTGTTCCTGAGCCATACCCGCCTTTCGGAGCCGGCGCTGACCGGGGCCATCATGACCATGGGCACGGCCACCGCGAATTCCATCCTGGTCGTATCCTACGCTCGCGAGCGGATTCAAGAACACGGCGACGCCCTGTTGGCCGCGATCGAGGCCGGGAAGACCCGCCTTCGCCCGGTGCTCATGACCGCCTCGGCGATGATCCTTGGGATGGTTCCCATGGCGACAGGCTCTTCCACGAACGCGCCGCTGGGTCGGGCCGTCATCGGCGGTTTATTGGTCGCCACGTTGTTCACGCTGCTCTTCGTGCCCTGCGTGTATGCGATCCTCTATACCAGGCAAACGGCTCGACAAAAGGGACGGACCTCATCATGA
- a CDS encoding efflux RND transporter periplasmic adaptor subunit, with protein MKTLNRKGLVVSAILLCALYIGYRVYESRSDAALLRERTLADAVPTVAVVKPKPRPATESITLPGNLVGWYEAPIYARVTGYVKMWYKDYGDTVNRGDILAEINAPDLDAEYAQSKADLDTERARYKLAEVTAKRWIALRPNHAVSEQSITVQEQNLKAEAAKVKAAEQKVRNIEAFIRFKTIVAPFAGVVIQRNINVGDLVSKEGTLSTPNAKTNLYTVAVVDMLRLFVNVPEAFGPFLQPGLTADVTVPQLPNRHFHAKFLTSARGFDVGTRTAVTVFTIDNEDHALWPGSYAQVEITAPVDRQVHMIPSTALVFQEHGTQVAVVTEDDRVRLRPITVSKLMDSVVEVASGLSDDDRIVNNPSAALLDGDKVRVVTPASGYDLLNNTDSPGSMPPSSPKDVPQHGQSAKEQQTATPASQVP; from the coding sequence ATGAAGACGCTCAATAGAAAAGGCCTCGTCGTTTCAGCGATCCTGCTGTGCGCGCTCTATATCGGCTACCGAGTTTACGAAAGCAGAAGCGACGCCGCTCTGCTGCGCGAGAGGACGCTCGCAGACGCCGTCCCGACCGTCGCCGTCGTCAAGCCGAAGCCGAGACCGGCGACCGAGAGCATCACGCTTCCCGGAAATCTCGTGGGGTGGTACGAGGCTCCGATCTATGCGCGCGTCACGGGCTATGTGAAGATGTGGTACAAGGACTACGGAGACACGGTGAACCGAGGCGACATCCTCGCGGAGATCAACGCGCCGGATCTCGACGCGGAATATGCGCAGTCCAAGGCGGATCTGGACACGGAGCGCGCCCGGTACAAGCTTGCCGAGGTGACCGCAAAACGTTGGATCGCGCTCCGCCCCAATCATGCCGTCTCCGAGCAGTCGATCACGGTGCAGGAACAGAACCTGAAAGCCGAGGCAGCGAAGGTCAAGGCGGCGGAACAAAAGGTCAGGAACATCGAGGCGTTCATCCGGTTCAAAACGATCGTCGCCCCCTTTGCCGGCGTGGTGATCCAGCGGAACATCAACGTCGGGGATTTGGTCAGTAAGGAGGGCACTCTCAGCACCCCCAATGCGAAAACCAACCTGTACACGGTGGCCGTGGTCGATATGTTGCGTCTCTTCGTCAACGTGCCTGAGGCGTTCGGGCCCTTCCTCCAGCCGGGCTTGACGGCCGACGTGACGGTTCCGCAATTGCCCAATCGTCACTTCCACGCCAAGTTCCTGACCAGCGCTCGTGGGTTCGATGTCGGTACACGGACGGCGGTCACCGTCTTCACGATCGACAATGAAGACCATGCTCTCTGGCCAGGCTCCTACGCCCAAGTTGAGATCACCGCGCCCGTCGACAGACAAGTACACATGATTCCGTCCACCGCGTTGGTGTTCCAAGAGCACGGCACGCAAGTGGCCGTGGTGACGGAGGACGACCGCGTGCGCTTGCGACCCATCACCGTGAGCAAACTCATGGACAGCGTCGTCGAAGTGGCGAGCGGGCTCTCCGACGACGATCGCATCGTGAACAACCCCAGCGCCGCGTTGCTTGACGGCGACAAGGTGCGTGTCGTCACGCCGGCATCGGGCTATGATCTCCTCAACAACACGGACTCGCCCGGGTCGATGCCACCGTCGTCCCCGAAGGACGTTCCACAACACGGACAATCGGCTAAAGAACAACAGACGGCCACGCCGGCCTCGCAGGTGCCATGA
- a CDS encoding efflux transporter outer membrane subunit, producing the protein MTDFRTLTKPAGSPSALSRRWRNGLLLLAINLSACNSDWLPHADLAPAYQPPEYVVPASWHGASPFVEAKPSDDELRPDWWQVYDDPVLNRLEEQAMAANPDLQAAAERFVQARDVMMQVRSQRIPHVGVGGKAADSHNHVDPLAIPGDVTLSGPVGAAAGLASWEPDFWSAIRNATRVEIYRAEERAADWGLARLSLQAEIGADYFTLRGLDAQTAIYTESIALYKRSLALVKSQFAGAIASALDVARVESLLFSTETKLAQIQGRRQVTEQAIAILVNMAPANFSVKPVDELRVANFKIPQTMPSTLLERRPDVAGMERRMAEANRAIGIARAAFFPNVTFAADGGIVSAGFDIAKLTAAMWSYGASASLPIFQGGYRRAQLQRSWSAYRETEDRYRSTVLNAFREVENNLSLTNRLTLAANRQDAAVGAYYKTQDLTMELYQGGLASSLELIYAQVQTLIARIEAVQIKAELLRSSVALHRALGGGWNRKQLPTDEQIQPFGTFQYVNLSKPSPAGGIDVNADNNWVHNDLTRPAIPYK; encoded by the coding sequence ATGACCGACTTCCGCACGCTCACGAAGCCGGCGGGGTCACCGAGCGCCCTCTCACGTCGATGGCGCAACGGCCTGCTCCTTCTCGCAATCAATCTCTCGGCCTGCAATAGCGATTGGTTGCCGCATGCCGATCTGGCGCCTGCGTATCAACCGCCTGAATATGTCGTCCCTGCTTCATGGCATGGAGCGAGTCCTTTCGTCGAAGCGAAGCCGTCGGATGACGAGCTGCGTCCCGATTGGTGGCAGGTCTACGACGATCCGGTCCTCAACAGGCTCGAAGAGCAGGCCATGGCGGCCAACCCGGACCTGCAGGCCGCCGCCGAGCGATTCGTCCAAGCCCGCGATGTCATGATGCAAGTCCGCTCTCAGCGGATCCCTCACGTCGGCGTAGGCGGAAAAGCCGCGGACAGTCATAACCATGTTGATCCGTTGGCCATCCCCGGCGATGTGACGCTTTCGGGGCCGGTCGGGGCCGCTGCGGGGCTCGCCTCGTGGGAGCCGGACTTCTGGTCGGCCATCCGAAACGCGACACGCGTTGAGATCTACCGCGCTGAGGAGCGGGCCGCCGACTGGGGCCTTGCTCGGCTCAGCCTGCAGGCGGAAATTGGGGCGGACTATTTCACCCTGCGCGGGCTCGATGCGCAGACGGCGATCTATACCGAATCGATCGCCCTCTACAAACGATCGTTGGCTCTCGTCAAGTCCCAGTTCGCCGGCGCCATCGCGTCGGCGCTCGATGTCGCCCGCGTGGAATCGCTACTGTTCAGCACGGAAACGAAACTCGCCCAGATTCAAGGCCGACGCCAGGTGACGGAACAGGCGATCGCCATCCTGGTCAACATGGCGCCGGCCAATTTCTCGGTCAAGCCGGTCGATGAGCTTCGCGTGGCGAATTTCAAAATCCCACAAACCATGCCATCGACCCTGCTCGAGCGCCGGCCCGACGTCGCCGGCATGGAGCGACGGATGGCGGAGGCGAACCGCGCCATCGGCATCGCCCGGGCCGCCTTTTTCCCCAATGTCACGTTTGCAGCCGACGGAGGGATCGTGAGCGCCGGCTTCGATATCGCCAAGCTGACCGCCGCCATGTGGTCCTATGGCGCGTCCGCGTCCCTGCCGATCTTTCAGGGCGGCTATCGCCGCGCCCAACTGCAGCGGTCCTGGTCGGCTTATCGCGAGACGGAAGATCGCTACCGCTCGACGGTGCTCAACGCCTTCCGGGAGGTCGAGAACAATTTGAGCCTGACGAATCGGTTGACCCTCGCGGCCAATCGGCAGGACGCCGCCGTCGGCGCTTACTACAAGACGCAAGACTTGACGATGGAACTCTATCAGGGCGGGTTGGCGTCAAGCTTGGAACTTATTTATGCGCAGGTCCAAACCCTCATCGCGCGCATCGAAGCCGTGCAGATCAAGGCCGAATTGCTGCGATCTTCGGTGGCGCTCCACCGCGCCCTCGGCGGAGGTTGGAATCGCAAGCAACTGCCGACCGATGAGCAGATTCAGCCGTTCGGGACGTTTCAATACGTCAACCTCTCCAAGCCGTCGCCGGCCGGCGGTATCGACGTCAATGCGGACAACAACTGGGTCCATAACGATCTCACCAGGCCCGCCATCCCGTATAAGTAG